The Cervus canadensis isolate Bull #8, Minnesota chromosome 9, ASM1932006v1, whole genome shotgun sequence genome contains a region encoding:
- the DLEU7 gene encoding LOW QUALITY PROTEIN: leukemia-associated protein 7 (The sequence of the model RefSeq protein was modified relative to this genomic sequence to represent the inferred CDS: deleted 1 base in 1 codon), producing MAGPKGSQVGLLQRRWGGVPLDGCLRTKRQVVPAKPWRGGGNGAQLLAGFLVHGGGGGGGRNEPAAGARTSPAPLEASTGHQMVALHTLQLLQQEWGSGDRPGAPGSPHDLDHVPTAPACRSGPGPRRGREEEGGSRGIRNLGSREQASSPEVEAMRGAEGGVELLGFPGGREPCTLAGDAQRAGPRSWSEWSRQRLLGPLQQERSFPSA from the exons ATGGCTG GCCCCAAAGGGTCTCAGGTAGGCCTCCTTCAAAGGAGATGGGGCGGGGTACCCCTGGATGGATGCCTCCGCACCAAGCGGCAGGTTGTCCCAGCCAAGCCCTGGAGAGGAGGCGGAAACGGCGCGCAGCTTCTGGCCGGTTTTCTAGTGCacggtggcgggggaggggggggg CGCAACGAGCCGGCAGCGGGGGCGAGGACCAGCCCCGCGCCCTTAGAGGCCTCCACCGGCCATCAGATGGTGGCTCTGCACACCCTTCAGCTGCTGCAGCAGGAGTGGGGCTCGGGGGACCGTCCGGGCGCCCCCGGGAGCCCGCATGACCTAGACCACGTGCCCACCGCCCCAGCGTGTCGctcaggcccagggcccaggcgAGGGCGCGAAGAGGAGGGCGGGAGCCGGGGGATCAGGAATCTGGGGTCC AGGGAGCAGGCGAGCTCCCCCGAGGTGGAAGCTATGCGAGGCGCCGAAGGGGGCGTGGAACTGCTGGGCTTCCCCGGGGGCCGCGAGCCCTGCACCCTGGCTGGCGACGCGCAGCGCGCTGGCCCTCGGAGCTGGTCAGAGTGGAGCAGACAGAGGCTCCTGGGCCCCCTCCAGCAGGAGCGGTCCTTCCCATCCGCCTGA